A stretch of the Aspergillus puulaauensis MK2 DNA, chromosome 6, nearly complete sequence genome encodes the following:
- the SLY41 gene encoding putative ER to Golgi transport protein (Sly41) (COG:G;~EggNog:ENOG410PGBX;~InterPro:IPR004853;~PFAM:PF03151;~TransMembrane:9 (i114-131o151-171i192-209o221-240i247-266o272-291i319-338o379-399i406-438o)), translating into MSTTTVTGTGRRASIRQPELQTSVKVSSPQTMASPIDKFPPFYDEEYDPTESKALHLNSTVRHAPNDRWDYKPARDPKRKPRKSISETISAIRTRNGSVSANAQDLAQALRAPVSYRLIVLCLVWYTTSALTNTSSKSILNALPKPITLTVVQFAFVSIYCLLLSYLSTVIPWLKTSIPALKNDIRPPSRDVIMSALPLAVFQLAGHILSSMATSQIPVSLVHTIKGLSPLFTVIAYRFFFRIRYAMATYLSLVPLTLGVMLACSTGFSTNFFGILCALVAALVFVSQNIFSKKLFNEAERVESDMQSTGRRKLDKLNLLYYCSGLAFILTLPIWFVTECYPLFSDLMYDGAISLTNKAGSLDHGALFLEFVFNGVSHFAQNILAFVILSMISPVSYSVASLIKRVFVIVVAIVWFGNSTTSIQGVGIGLTFIGLYLYDRNSHDDVADQRANADHFHSNKTVLPLNTRPASKVWDSNGYAFPQGKPIGRYVPNHSHSISSNSKKDDGIGHARPRASSNAKAWLPPGTKQEMTWQASDS; encoded by the exons ATGTCCACAACCACTGTGACGGGCACGGGGCGGCGCGCCTCGATACGACAACCAGAGTTACAAACGTCAGTCAAAGTGTCCAGCCCTCAAACCATGGCTAGTCCGATAGACAAGTTCCCACCGTTCTATGACGAAGAATATGATCCCACGGAGTCGAAAGCGCTACATCTCAATTCCACAGTCAGGCATGCGCCCAATGATCGGTGGGACTATAAGCCAGCCAGAGATCCGAAACGAAAGCCCAGAAAGAGCATCAGCGAGACCATAAGTGCAATTAGGACACGCAATGGTAGTGTCAGCGCTAATGCGCAGGATTTGGCCCAAGCGCTCAGAGCGCCTGTTTCATACAGACTAATA GTGCTGTGCCTTGTTTGGTATACTACTTCGGCTTTAACGAATACATCCTCGAAATCTATTTTAAACGCGCTTCCAAAACCAATCACCCTCACAGTCGTGCAGTTTGCTTTTGTATCGATATATTGTCTCCTACTCTCCTACCTGTCGACCGTGATCCCCTGGCTCAAAACCAGCATACCGGCACTCAAGAACGATATTCGCCCACCATCGCGCGATGTCATAATGTCCGCGTTGCCCCTCGCCGTATTTCAACTAGCAGGACATATTCTAAGCTCGATGGCAACATCTCAAATCCCCGTTTCGCTAGTTCACACCATAAAGGGTCTTTCTCCTTTGTTTACTGTGATAGCATACCGCTTCTTTTTCCGCATTCGCTATGCCATGGCAACCTACCTATCTCTTGTGCCACTGACACTGGGTGTCATGCTTGCTTGTTCGACAGGGTTTTCCACGAATTTTTTTGGCATTTTATGCGCTCTAGTTGCGGCTCTGGTATTCGTCTCGCAAAATATATTTTCGAAGAAGCTTTTCAACGAAGCTGAACGTGTGGAGTCAGATATGCAGTCCACAGGTCGCCGAAAACTGGACAAATTGAATCTACTCTACTACTGTTCTGGGTTGGCTTTCATCCTCACATTGCCTATTTGGTTTGTTACGGAGTGTTATCCCTTATTCTCTGATCTGATGTACGATGGTGCCATCTCCCTCACAAACAAAGCTGGGTCATTAGACCATGGCGCTCTTTTCCTCGAATTTGTTTTCAATGGGGTGTCTCACTTCGCTCAGAACATCTTGGCTTTCGTCATCCTTTCCATGATCTCGCCCGTCTCGTATTCCGTCGCGTCTCTCATAAAAAGGGTATTTGTGATTGTTGTTGCCATTGTTTGGTTTGGTAACTCTACGACATCCATTCAAGGTGTTGGCATTGGCCTAACCTTCATTGGACTTTACCTCTACGATCGCAATAGCCATGACGATGTCGCAGATCAGAGAGCCAACGCGGACCACTTCCACTCGAATAAAACCGTGCTCCCTTTGAATACTCGCCCAGCCAGTAAAGTCTGGGATTCCAACGGCTATGCATTCCCTCAAGGAAAGCCTATCGGTCGATACGTTCCGAATCATTCGCAttccatctccagcaactCGAAAAAAGATGATGGCATCGGCCATGCTCGCCCAAGAGCAAGTAGCAATGCGAAAGCTTGGTTGCCACCCGGCACCAAACAGGAGATGACCTGGCAAGCAAGCGACTCCTGA
- the NUO78 gene encoding putative NADH-ubiquinone oxidoreductase, subunit G (COG:C;~EggNog:ENOG410PH1J;~InterPro:IPR019574,IPR001041,IPR000283,IPR036010, IPR006656,IPR010228,IPR006963,IPR015405;~PFAM:PF10588,PF00384,PF13510,PF00111,PF09326;~go_component: GO:0016020 - membrane [Evidence IEA];~go_function: GO:0008137 - NADH dehydrogenase (ubiquinone) activity [Evidence IEA];~go_function: GO:0009055 - electron transfer activity [Evidence IEA];~go_function: GO:0016491 - oxidoreductase activity [Evidence IEA];~go_function: GO:0016651 - oxidoreductase activity, acting on NAD(P)H [Evidence IEA];~go_function: GO:0051536 - iron-sulfur cluster binding [Evidence IEA];~go_process: GO:0042773 - ATP synthesis coupled electron transport [Evidence IEA];~go_process: GO:0055114 - oxidation-reduction process [Evidence IEA]), whose product MRPQLFRAAARSVRVPKANAARAFATTIPRSAEVELTIDGKKVSVEAGSALIQACEKAGATIPRYCYHEKLMIAGNCRMCLVEVERAPKPVASCAWPVQPGMNVKTSSPLVHKAREGVMEFLLANHPLDCPICDQGGECDLQDQSMRYGADRGRFHELSGKRAVEDKNIGPLVKTSMNRCIQCTRCVRFMNDVAGAPELGTTGRGNDLQIGTYLEQNLDTELSGNIIDLCPVGALTSKPYAFRARPWELKHTESIDVHDALGSNVRIDTRGMEVMRVLPRLNDDINEEWINDKSRFACDGLKTQRLTTPLIRQEGKFVPATWEQALTEIASVHQKVQPKENEFKAIAGHLVDAETMVAMKDLTNKLGSDNLALDQPGGYSPIAHGIDIRSNYLFNSKIYGIEEADAILLVATNPRHEASVLNARIRKQYLRSDLEIGLVGETFDSTFDFEHLGSDVGALKVALSGSFGKKLASAKRPMIIVGSAAAEHESAKAIFEAVGSFVEKHSSNFNTPEWQGYNVLQRAASRAAAYEVGFTTPSPEVAQTKPKMVWLLGADEVRQSDIPSDAFVIYQGHHGDRGAQIADVVLPGAAYTEKSGTYINTEGRVQITRAATSMPGASRDDWKIVRATSEFLNTPLMYDDIEALRDRMEEISPVMRRYDVVEPASLAQLSKVQLVDQNKGANVTSTPFKKVIEDFYFTDSISRSSPTMARSSAAKASGNPDTNYMSTGGEVSPQHMYG is encoded by the exons ATGCGGCCGCAGCTATTCCGCGCGGCCGCCCGGTCTGTCCGGGTTCCAAAGGCCAATGCTGCCAGGGCGTTCGCAACCACAATCCCTCGTTCTGCTGAGGTGGAACTCACAATTG ATGGCAAGAAAGTCTCGGTAGAAG CTGGCTCGGCTCTTATTCAAGCATGCGAGAAGGCTGGAGCTACAATTCCTAG ATACTGTTATCATGA AAAACTAATGATTGCAGGAAACT GCCGCATGTGTCTAGTCGAAGTCGAAAGAGCCCCCAAACCAGTGGCATCATGTGCCTGGCCCGTCCAACCGGGTATGAATGTCAAAACAAGTTCTCCATTAGTGCATAAAGCTAGGGAGGGGGTTATGGAGTTCCTTCTTGCGAATCACCCTCTTGATTGTCCAATTTGTGATCAGGGAGGAGAGTGTGATCTTCAAGACCAATCGATGCGGTACGGTGCGGACCGCGGACGTTTTCACGAACTTAGTGGCAAGCGCGCTGTTGAAGACAAGAACATTGGTCCCTTGGTCAAAACTTCTATGAACAGATGCATCCAATGCACTCGTTGCGTCCGATTCATGAATGATGTTGCTGGCGCCCCCGAGCTCGGAACCACTGGCCGAGGAAACGATTTGCAGATTGGGACTTATCTGGAACAGAATCTGGATACCGAGCTTTCCGGCAACATTATCGACCTTTGCCCTGTTGGTGCCCTGACCTCGAAACCATATGCCTTCCGCGCTCGTCCTTGGGAGCTGAAACACACCGAATCCATCGATGTGCATGACGCTCTAGGGTCCAACGTCCGGATAGATACCCGTGGAATGGAAGTGATGCGCGTTCTACCGAGACTCAATGACGATATTAATGAGGAATGGATCAATGACAAATCCCGTTTCGCATGCGATGGTCTTAAAACTCAGAGACTTACTACACCCTTAATCCGACAGGAAGGAAAGTTTGTTCCTGCGACATGGGAGCAAGCCCTAACCGAAATTGCATCTGTTCACCAAAAAGTACAGCCAAAAGAGAACGAGTTCAAGGCCATTGCCGGCCACCTCGTGGATGCGGAAACCATGGTTGCCATGAAGGACTTGACCAACAAACTCGGCTCTGATAACCTTGCCTTGGATCAGCCCGGCGGTTACTCACCCATCGCCCACGGTATTGACATCCGCTCGAACTATCTCTTCAACTCTAAGATCTATGGAATCGAGGAGGCAGATGCCATACTTTTGGTTGCAACGAACCCTCGCCATGAAGCTTCTGTTCTTAATGCTCGCATTCGCAAGCAGTACCTTCGCTCCGATCTCGAGATCGGTCTCGTTGGAGAAACGTTTGATAGCACTTTCGACTTCGAACACCTCGGCTCGGATGTTGGTGCTCTGAAAGTCGCCCTTTCAGGTTCCTTTGGCAAGAAGCTGGCTTCCGCTAAGCGACCCATGATTATTGTCGGCAGTGCTGCAGCAGAGCATGAAAGTGCAAAGGCAATTTTTGAGGCAGTCGGAAGCTTTGTAGAGAAGCACTCCAGCAACTTCAACACCCCGGAATGGCAGGGTTATAACGTTCTTCAGCGCGCGGCGTCGCGTGCGGCCGCGTACGAAGTCGGCTTCACCACACCATCTCCAGAAGTAGCGCAGACAAAGCCCAAGATGGTTTGGCTACTTGGCGCGGACGAAGTTAGACAGTCCGATATTCCTAGTGACGCATTCGTTATCTACCAGGGACACCATGGTGACCGCGGAGCTCAGATTGCAGATGTTGTTCTGCCAGGGGCTGCCTATACTGAGAAATCAGGTACCTACATCAACACCGAAGGCCGTGTTCAAATTACTCGTGCAGCAACTTCGATGCCTGGTGCTTCCCGTGATGACTGGAAGATTGTCCGTGCCACTAGCGAGTTCCTAAACACCCCTCTCATGtacgatgatattgaggccCTTCGCGACCGCATGGAAGAGATTAGCCCTGTCATGCGTCGTTACGATGTTGTCGAACCCGCCTCGTTGGCCCAACTAAGCAAAGTTCAACTGGTCGATCAAAACAAGGGTGCTAATGTAACCAGCACACCCTTCAAGAAGGTGATTGAAGATTTCTATTTCAcagactccatctccagaaG TTCACCAACGATGGCTCGCTCCTCAGCGGCCAAGGCCTCTGGGAACCCTGATACAAACTACATGTCTACAGGTGGTGAAGTGTCTCCCCAGCATATGTACGGttaa
- a CDS encoding uncharacterized protein (COG:S;~EggNog:ENOG410PNZ3;~InterPro:IPR010585;~PFAM:PF06632;~go_component: GO:0005634 - nucleus [Evidence IEA];~go_function: GO:0003677 - DNA binding [Evidence IEA];~go_process: GO:0006302 - double-strand break repair [Evidence IEA];~go_process: GO:0006310 - DNA recombination [Evidence IEA]), whose amino-acid sequence MSPVKGSLSPRVVHIRRSDEADSHVLLYVSRSDSTGELTIIATEGEFPYTATLQQSQLNKLRTKSYEGSDDEWNDIVLYILGLQDETTKTTEPSMGIEASATINDSGDGHKALVIAARKRIQTITQKLGSLSLQQNDEQGIELFDWSNLAVTRADILEQRFNSLLDRFRTAEDTIALLNKQLEEFISLKTVHDQQLISDFAQLLNEKKLKIRNQQRLLASAQVDTEKISTMQTATATDDPWPNVKGRRPKRPAETTRDESDDDEGFEKMDADKLKPQVGKVADEETDDGGTSTPRPFEDDDNATSDEDFDSSAKGPQQRNRRSQGLHEQAVAKSPPPRRELPFSRRTEKKPTLTLSSPVRQSRDETGEMTDDDEL is encoded by the exons ATGTCTCCTGTGAAAGGTAGCCTGTCTCCCCGCGTCGTCCACATTCGTCGATCGGACGAAGCCGATTCTCATGTTCTTCTTTATGTTTCGCGCTCCGACTCTACCGGGGAGTTGACTATAATAGCGACGGAGGGGGAATTTCCTTACACCGCAACTT TGCAGCAGTCCCAGCTGAACAAGCTAAGAACAAAAAGTTATGAAGGTAGTGATGATGAGTGGAATGACATTGTTCTTTACATCCTCGGCCTCCAGGACGAGACGACAAAAACGACAGAGCCGAGCATGGGCATCGAAGCATCAGCTACCATAAATGACTCTGGAGACGGCCATAAGGCACTAGTGATCGccgcgaggaagagaatacAGACCATCACA CAAAAATTGGGATCTTTAAGCCTCCAACAGAACGACGAACAGGGTATCGAGCTATTTGACTGGTCAAACCTTGCCGTTACTAGGGCGGATATCCTCGAGCAACGCTTCAATTCGTTGCTTGATCGCTTCCGTACGGCCGAGGATACGATAGCTTTGTTGAACAAGCAGTTGGAGGAGTTCATCAGCTTGAAAACAGTACATGACCAACAACTTATATCTGATTTTGCGCAGTTGTTGAATgaaaagaaattgaagatcCGCAACCAACAACGCCTACTTGCGTCCGCCCAAGTTGACACCGAGAAAA TCTCTACAATGCAGACAGCTACTGCAACGGACGATCCGTGGCCAAATGTGAAGGGACGGAGACCAAAACGTCCCGCAGAAACGACACGTGATGAAtctgacgacgatgaaggatTTGAGAAAATGGACGCCGATAAACTAAAACCGCAGGTCGGCAAGGTTGCGGACGAGGAAACGGACGATGGAGGAACATCGACTCCCCGGCCAttcgaagatgatgataatgCAACATCTGATGAAGACTTCGACTCAAGTGCTAAGGGACCACAGcaaagaaatcgaagaagtcaaggacTGCACGAACAGGCTGTAGCGAAATCACCACCGCCAAGGAGAGAGCTGCCCTTTTCAAGAAGGACGGAAAAAAAGCCGACACTCACTCTATCCTCTCCGGTGCGGCAAAGTCGGGATGAAACAGGAGAGATGAcagatgatgatgaactaTAG
- a CDS encoding uncharacterized protein (COG:S;~EggNog:ENOG410PMMS;~InterPro:IPR001375,IPR029058;~PFAM:PF00326;~go_function: GO:0008236 - serine-type peptidase activity [Evidence IEA];~go_process: GO:0006508 - proteolysis [Evidence IEA]) produces the protein MHRAMYYSSAYFSKILVHVVLFRSALCSVWSLGPQFLTPQYPLDEISSNVYFSEKWQVLGPFQCGTREAIWGTDPLEYWGGFTNLSFHEEAGFNSPLATDGIVRWDSVWANVTNSLPEQSRAELMVDFPQINWKFLQSVYGWSALQYQAWVRGYINLSGSNYQAVGIFTDGILDLFMDGRRYFGGDFYSYRRAPLILGLPPGEHVIELRLIRDVRALGGQGDPTINVVLEAGIRYELLTIDERSLLLPEATDWHFGSTWGSVNVQNNAAEWVEVLSLSCPDFPLEMSAPLPLAPYQTRPLPFRFMGRSPLSARFSVDIRYRVVQDGKTWVQSFIIKVINKTFSEPQRLTYIHPAGIVSYAILRPPPLDSPCLLNKTTIFLPIIIGLHGAGLEADSEQIRRMLDLAYGICAWMLFPSGVTSWSGDDWHTWGIADIRAAVRAVPDWIGAVGWSGPGFSADDWIVVGHSNGGQGVWFLVTHYPDNIIAAAPVSGYTSIENYVPYNMWRDSEPLISAILHQSRASFKHELLVANAAGIPILQQHGLNDTNVPVYHSRLMHQLVEETGWSSCYVELPHEGHWYDGVMATAPLLKFYNDSLRLTPNRTPLEYTMYVPPSGDMASKGGICVDQLQSPDMFGRLRVKKDSHSGVWHIQTQNIYRFHLTAKICKTEDSMILVVDNIDIQFKVDQFECESTWYVKDTNSRWIVSKENDWQSISQRYGRQMGAMDAILRTNGIFTINLCSVGVEETALQISRNLLQYFAADSHIDRQCSLLNTTFPGNVITVSLGNELANSVLPSYPIDVEDNHIALYRRGFPAPGSLHGSVNFETKGHYQKYTLDREPTMGALFLRPLGNESLELVVWGEDMNGLEQAARLVPTLTGAGQPEFLILGGSCRWKGHAGLYAAGHLDKFWQISMGSYIASGT, from the exons ATGCATAGAGCCATGTACTACTCATCGGCATACTTCTCGAAGATACTGGTTCATGTAGTGCTATTCCGCAGTGCACTTTGCAGTGTATGGTCTCTCGGCCCACAATTTCTCACACCCCAGTACCCGCTCGACGAGATCTCCTCCAATGTCTACTTCTCAGAGAAATGGCAGGTCCTCGGCCCTTTCCAATGTGGAACAAGAG AAGCCATTTGGGGAACTGATCCTCTGGAGTATTGGGGCGGATTCACAAACTTGTCATTTCACGAGGAGGCAGGTTTCAATAGCCCTCTTGCGACAGACGGAATCGTGAGATGGGACTCGGTGTGGGCCAATGTCACCAATTCTCTCCCCGAACAAAGCAGGGCAGAGCTTATGGTAGATTTTCCACAAATAAATTGGAAGTTCCTTCAATCCGTATATGGGTGGTCCGCGCTGCAGTACCAGGCTTGGGTGCGTGGATATATCAACTTGTCTGGTTCAAATTACCAGGCAGTTGGGATATTTACGGATGGTATCTTGGATTTATTCATGGACGGTCGACGGTACTTTGGCGGCGACTTTTACAGCTATCGCAGAGCACCTCTGATACTGGGACTCCCCCCCGGGGAGCATGTCATTGAACTGCGGCTCATTCGTGATGTTCGGGCCTTGGGTGGCCAAGGTGATCCCACAATCAATGTAGTGCTCGAGGCCGGAATACGTTATGAACTGTTAACGATTGACGAACGAAGCCTCTTGCTACCTGAAGCTACAGATTGGCACTTTGGGAGTACCTGGGGGTCAGTGAACGTGCAGAACAATGCGGCTGAATGGGTAGAGGTTCTTTCCCTCAGCTGTCCTGAT TTTCCTCTAGAGATGAGCGCGCCATTGCCTCTTGCTCCATATCAAACTCGGCCACTGCCTTTCCGGTTCATGGGCCGCAGTCCCTTGAGTGCCAGGTTTTCGGTCGATATTCGCTACAGAGTGGTTCAAGACGGAAAGACCTGGGTCCAATCTTTCATCATCAAGGTTATCAATAAGACTTTCTCTGAGCCTCAGAGGTTGACATACATTCACCCAGCCGGCATTGTTTCGTATGCTATCTTACGTCCACCACCCCTCGATTCTCCTTGTTTGTTGAATAAGACGACCATCTTTCTGCCTATTATAATAGGCCTCCATGGAGCAGGTCTTGAGGCTGATAGTGAGCAAATCCGCCGGATGCTGGACCTTGCTTACGGTATCTGTGCGTGGATGTTGTTCCCAAGCGGTGTTACCTCTTGGAGTGGCGACGACTGGC ATACTTGGGGTATTGCTGATATAAGGGCTGCCGTAAGAGCTGTGCCTGACTGGATTGGAGCCGTTGGTTGGAGTGGTCCAGGATTCTCGGCTGATGACTGGATTGTCGTAGGGCATTCAAACGGAG GCCAGGGTGTCTGGTTTCTTGTTACCCATTATCCCGATAATATTATCGCCGCTGCGCCGGTGTCGGGGTATACATCTATTGAAA ATTATGTGCCATATAACATGTGGCGAGATTCTGAGCCTCTGATCTCCGCCATCCTTCATCAATCGCGGGCTAGTTTCAAACATGAACTTTTGGTAGCAAATGCTGCTGGTATCCCAATCTTACAACAGCATGGCTTGAACGACACAAATGTCCCCGTGTATCATTCGCGCCTTATGCATCAGTTGGTAGAGGAGACTGGTTGGTCATCTTGTTATGTCGAGTTACCTCATGAAGGCCACTGGTATGACGGTGTGATGGCAACCGCTCCACTGCTGAAGTTTTATAATGATTCCTTACGATTGACGCCAAACCGTACCCCATTGGAGTACACAATGTACGTCCCACCTTCCGGAGACATGGCGTCTAAAGGCGGAATATGTGTGGATCAGCTACAGTCTCCTGATATGTTCGGCCGTTTGCGTGTCAAAAAAGATTCGCATTCAGGGGTCTGGCACATCCAGACCCAAAATATCTATCGTTTCCATCTTACAGCCAAAATATGCAAGACTGAAGATTCTATGATTTTGGTTGTAGATAACATAGACATTCAGTTCAAAGTCGACCAGTTCGAGTGTGAATCCACGTGGTATGTAAAAGATACCAACAGTAGGTGGATTGTCTCGAAGGAAAACGATTGGCAGTCCATATCGCAAAGATATGGTCGTCAAATGGGTGCAATGGACGCTATCCTGAGAACCAATGGGATATTCACCATCAACCTATGTTCGGTGGGTGTTGAGGAAACGGCGCTCCAGATTAGCCGCAACCTTTTACAATATTTCGCTGCCGACTCCCACATCGATCGGCAATGCAGTTTATTGAACACAACATTTCCGGGGAATGTCATAACAGTCTCGTTAGGGAACGAATTGGCAAACTCAGTGCTGCCATCATATCCCATTGACGTTGAAGATAACCATATCGCTTTATATAGGAGGGGatttccagctccaggcagCCTTCACGGAAGTGTAAATTTTGAGACGAAAGGACATTATCAAAAATATACCCTCGACCGTGAGCCCACAATGGGTGCTCTATTCCTCCGTCCTCTGGGAAACGAGAGTCTGGAACTGGTAGTGTGGGGTGAGGATATGAATGGCCTTGAGCAGGCTGCACGCCTTGTGCCTACACTTACCGGAGCTGGTCAGCCCGAATTCCTGATTCTCGGTGGCAGCTGTCGCTGGAAGGGCCACGCGGGGCTTTATGCTGCTGGTCATTTGGACAAATTTTGGCAAATTTCAATGGGTTCTTATATTGCCAGTGGCACATAA